In Polaribacter sp. L3A8, a genomic segment contains:
- a CDS encoding fibronectin type III domain-containing protein, which translates to MIQFFKNIKKQLLTDSLSMARKWSVKKGFTFYCLLFTFFASAQQYPVQVVHTILPPYPTKLNDYVTSQEVKFRLNLLLTDISISNRQVRLKLHITGNGRNIQSTNTVIGAPLVFLNGGTLNQLSNLDLSAYFQLQNLVGISPQQYNNPLPDGTYSFCWEVYDFLTNQQIANPNTGCTSTFLILNDPPILNLPNNGDQLSDIDPMNIIFQWTPRHINATNVSYEFELRELWDNQMDPQAAFLASPNYYTETTNATTLLYNISKPTLLPGKKYAWRVRAKSTTGLSENSVFRNNGYSEIHYFSYTNVCYPPSFVLAEPLNSGSVKITWQTSTEHKKYHLQYKRSDVPDAEWFEIFSYNNQAQISNLQDGVTYDFRVGGTCNELVDFNQAYSYSTINQFTTPTLDESITYSCGIVPVIEVTNSTPLGNIGVNETFTAGDFPVTIKVIEGGNGNFTGKGFIVVPYLADTKIAVEFSGIKINTDYQLYDGIIKTSYDPTWGNVEDVGDLFNGANGQENFKQIDFPISDIQIDPNGDILVIGTNGQIIEFPGGEDYTITDSNGQVWTVDEEGNVNNLGPQAEGGSSTAENTNGVNSSGEATSISAQGVTVTFTKSSDNVFGFDAYESNQSETQNLYKNLGSGYYVPYKSVAKDADDYIIANLNISDSNIAPKDIIFKTKNGVSIPKVDSTFTNSTTTYKLKLRGVFTDASIETQAVIKQGEKYEIAGAFIQYQAKQKEVDVVLVNTSNTTNINTLKDEVRAVYQQAMVNLNITIVNDFNLDSYASGTTIESGESGFLANYTSQQQTINTALKTRPDYNATAYYLIITDKNPSTPGEKGLMPIGRQFGYIYAATTKTIAHELGHGAFQLKHPFSTHSYGWSENATNWLMDYTNLATHLPYVQWQSMHNPNIHIGIFEGDGEVELAGKIWLTANWTPFSFNSSNKIYDPAGNSQISNGSVPGIVDINNNNRVYVAEEDDYLKAGFSPLLITKFPNLDDNEDVYLFRDAGGCGDDTYYKTTWGYIKNKQNNFLFTDSNIELKGNISCADSSTNTDGGVCNQFTYLKPETNPEHQTIMNSHQTLVNDALDRALSPNGIESTMYTEIRSKGNYKHIQFANSETSQYIDPTQLDMLEDKLHLLSFNKPDTFVTVTFLKIENNLYYLDYLLQDMAQQAITNSSFVGNKKVVNIIIPVSDYQSIFGVGLFNRDSCYNIGYAESEQGIVTSTYSQNSGNSIFEGVIEVFKAIEKPLYVRQYYIKASGEHVQVLVKRINENGKNAINVLNIFESKYVQQIKNLKSNLSTIISSFSMKESPTDDEISSFIDDYNAKKEEIKQKYKFASEHEDITKQSEWTTPTLNDIGTFREVYILDEYAANSYFASKTSYFGFGQNFTILSGFNNLDANLHFYDFDSFSVIDPIVYGLADVLSLIPIPYVDSVGDSLGLVYSTARGDTTQASFFALGLALPVGTAYLKAGSNVFVIAAKKVDNEVVLFKKLKNQVNHADEVVVTSPLTEYSAKADDVYNSLNTTEVKEQIGKHFDEALAANNRLFSFLDNSPGWSSSQIDAFKLEFNQSGDTFKAIFNAAENDARKLNLANSWKRLRENFPNRPFCN; encoded by the coding sequence ATGATACAATTTTTTAAAAATATAAAAAAACAACTTCTAACAGACAGTCTCTCTATGGCAAGAAAATGGTCTGTTAAAAAAGGGTTTACTTTTTATTGTTTACTTTTTACTTTTTTTGCATCTGCACAGCAATATCCTGTGCAAGTTGTGCATACAATTCTACCTCCATATCCCACAAAATTAAATGATTATGTAACTTCTCAAGAAGTAAAATTTAGATTAAACTTATTATTAACAGATATAAGTATAAGCAATAGACAAGTTCGTTTAAAATTACATATTACAGGTAATGGACGTAATATACAGTCTACAAATACAGTAATAGGAGCTCCTTTAGTTTTTTTAAACGGAGGAACTTTAAATCAACTCTCTAACTTAGATTTATCTGCCTATTTTCAGTTACAAAATTTAGTAGGCATATCTCCTCAACAATATAATAATCCGTTACCAGATGGTACTTATAGCTTTTGTTGGGAAGTGTATGATTTTTTAACAAACCAACAAATAGCAAACCCAAATACAGGTTGTACTAGTACGTTTTTAATATTAAACGATCCGCCTATTTTAAATTTACCTAATAATGGAGATCAGTTGTCAGATATAGATCCCATGAATATTATCTTTCAATGGACTCCAAGACATATAAACGCAACGAATGTAAGTTACGAGTTTGAATTGAGAGAACTTTGGGACAACCAAATGGATCCGCAAGCAGCTTTCTTAGCATCACCAAATTACTATACAGAAACTACAAATGCTACCACGTTACTATACAACATAAGCAAGCCTACATTATTACCCGGTAAAAAATATGCATGGCGTGTACGTGCTAAATCTACTACTGGTTTAAGTGAAAATTCTGTATTTAGAAATAACGGTTATAGTGAAATACATTACTTTTCGTATACAAATGTTTGTTATCCTCCTAGTTTTGTATTAGCAGAACCCTTAAATTCTGGTAGTGTAAAAATTACCTGGCAAACAAGCACTGAGCATAAAAAATATCATTTACAATACAAACGATCAGATGTACCTGATGCAGAATGGTTCGAAATATTTTCATATAATAACCAAGCACAAATTTCTAATTTACAAGACGGTGTAACTTACGATTTTAGAGTAGGAGGTACTTGTAATGAATTGGTAGATTTTAACCAAGCTTATAGTTATAGTACAATTAACCAATTTACAACACCTACGTTAGATGAATCTATAACGTATAGTTGTGGTATTGTACCAGTAATAGAAGTTACAAATTCTACTCCTTTAGGTAATATTGGTGTAAACGAAACCTTTACTGCAGGTGATTTTCCGGTAACAATAAAAGTAATAGAAGGCGGTAATGGTAATTTTACAGGTAAAGGATTTATTGTAGTCCCTTATTTAGCAGATACCAAAATAGCCGTAGAGTTTAGCGGAATAAAAATTAATACAGATTATCAATTATACGATGGTATCATAAAAACAAGCTACGACCCAACTTGGGGTAATGTAGAAGATGTAGGTGATCTATTTAATGGCGCTAATGGGCAAGAAAATTTTAAGCAAATAGATTTTCCTATAAGTGATATACAAATAGATCCTAATGGAGATATTTTAGTGATTGGAACAAACGGACAAATTATAGAATTTCCAGGAGGTGAAGATTATACAATTACAGATAGCAATGGGCAAGTTTGGACTGTAGATGAAGAAGGAAATGTAAATAACCTAGGACCGCAAGCAGAAGGCGGAAGCTCTACTGCAGAAAATACAAACGGAGTAAATAGTTCTGGAGAGGCAACAAGTATTAGTGCACAAGGTGTAACGGTAACGTTTACAAAGTCTTCAGATAATGTGTTTGGTTTTGATGCTTACGAAAGCAACCAAAGCGAAACCCAAAATTTGTATAAAAATTTAGGAAGTGGCTACTATGTTCCTTACAAATCTGTTGCTAAAGATGCAGATGATTATATTATAGCTAATTTAAATATTAGTGATAGTAATATTGCACCAAAAGACATTATTTTTAAAACTAAAAACGGTGTTAGCATCCCTAAAGTAGATAGTACTTTTACGAATAGTACAACTACGTATAAATTAAAATTAAGAGGTGTTTTTACCGATGCAAGTATAGAAACCCAAGCAGTCATAAAACAAGGCGAAAAATATGAAATTGCAGGTGCCTTTATACAATACCAAGCAAAACAAAAAGAAGTAGATGTTGTTCTTGTAAATACATCAAATACTACAAACATAAATACTTTAAAAGATGAAGTAAGAGCAGTTTACCAGCAAGCCATGGTAAATTTAAATATTACCATAGTTAACGATTTTAATCTAGATAGTTACGCTTCTGGTACTACCATAGAAAGTGGCGAAAGCGGGTTTTTAGCCAATTATACAAGTCAACAACAAACTATTAATACTGCTTTAAAAACAAGACCAGATTACAACGCAACAGCCTATTATTTAATTATTACAGATAAAAACCCTAGTACTCCTGGTGAAAAAGGACTTATGCCAATTGGCAGACAGTTTGGTTATATTTATGCAGCAACTACAAAAACAATTGCGCATGAGTTAGGGCATGGTGCTTTCCAACTAAAACACCCATTTTCTACACATAGTTATGGTTGGAGTGAAAACGCTACCAATTGGTTAATGGATTATACCAATTTGGCAACCCATTTACCATATGTTCAGTGGCAAAGTATGCACAACCCAAATATACATATTGGTATTTTTGAGGGTGATGGGGAAGTTGAATTAGCTGGCAAAATTTGGTTAACAGCTAACTGGACACCATTCTCGTTTAATAGTTCTAATAAAATATATGATCCAGCAGGAAATTCTCAAATATCAAATGGTTCTGTTCCTGGGATTGTTGATATTAATAACAATAATAGAGTTTATGTTGCGGAAGAAGATGATTATTTAAAAGCAGGTTTTTCACCTTTATTAATAACTAAATTCCCTAATTTAGATGATAATGAAGATGTATATCTCTTTAGAGATGCAGGTGGATGTGGAGATGATACTTATTATAAAACAACTTGGGGTTATATAAAAAACAAACAAAATAATTTTTTGTTTACTGATAGTAATATAGAATTGAAAGGTAATATATCTTGTGCTGATTCTAGCACTAATACAGATGGAGGAGTTTGTAATCAATTTACCTATTTAAAGCCAGAAACAAACCCAGAGCATCAAACAATAATGAACAGTCATCAAACTTTAGTTAATGATGCCTTAGACCGAGCTTTATCTCCTAATGGCATTGAAAGTACCATGTATACTGAAATTAGGTCAAAAGGGAATTATAAACATATTCAATTTGCTAATTCAGAAACTTCACAGTATATAGATCCAACACAACTTGATATGCTTGAAGATAAACTACATTTATTATCATTTAATAAACCAGATACATTTGTAACTGTAACCTTTCTTAAAATTGAAAATAATTTATATTATTTAGATTATTTATTACAAGATATGGCTCAACAAGCAATAACTAATTCTAGTTTTGTAGGAAATAAAAAAGTTGTTAATATAATAATTCCTGTTTCTGATTATCAATCAATTTTTGGTGTTGGACTATTTAATCGAGATTCTTGTTATAACATAGGTTATGCAGAGAGTGAGCAGGGAATTGTTACTAGTACTTACAGTCAAAACTCAGGAAATAGTATTTTTGAAGGAGTGATAGAAGTTTTTAAAGCTATTGAGAAACCTCTTTATGTAAGACAATATTATATAAAAGCAAGTGGAGAACATGTACAAGTTCTTGTTAAAAGAATTAATGAAAATGGTAAAAATGCAATTAATGTTCTAAATATTTTTGAATCTAAATATGTTCAACAAATTAAAAATTTAAAATCTAATTTATCAACTATTATTTCTAGTTTTTCCATGAAAGAGTCTCCTACAGATGATGAAATATCTTCATTTATAGATGATTATAATGCTAAAAAAGAAGAAATTAAACAAAAGTATAAGTTTGCTTCAGAACATGAAGATATAACTAAACAAAGTGAGTGGACAACACCAACTTTAAATGATATAGGGACATTTAGAGAAGTATATATTTTAGATGAATATGCGGCTAATTCTTATTTTGCTAGTAAAACGTCATATTTTGGTTTTGGCCAGAATTTCACAATTTTAAGTGGGTTTAATAATCTAGATGCTAATTTACATTTTTATGATTTCGATAGCTTTAGTGTAATCGATCCAATTGTTTATGGTTTAGCTGACGTTTTGAGTCTGATACCTATACCATATGTTGATTCAGTTGGTGATTCTTTAGGGTTAGTTTATTCAACTGCACGAGGAGATACTACACAAGCTTCCTTTTTTGCATTAGGGTTGGCTTTACCAGTTGGAACAGCATATTTAAAAGCAGGTAGTAATGTTTTTGTTATAGCAGCAAAAAAAGTAGATAATGAAGTAGTTTTATTTAAAAAACTTAAGAATCAAGTAAACCATGCTGATGAAGTTGTTGTTACTTCTCCTTTAACAGAATATTCTGCAAAGGCTGATGATGTATATAATTCATTAAATACAACCGAAGTAAAAGAGCAAATTGGAAAGCATTTTGATGAAGCACTTGCTGCTAATAACAGGTTATTTAGTTTTCTTGATAATTCACCTGGTTGGTCATCTTCACAAATAGATGCTTTTAAATTAGAGTTTAATCAAAGTGGAGATACCTTTAAAGCAATATTTAATGCAGCTGAAAACGATGCTAGAAAACTTAATTTAGCGAACTCTTGGAAAAGATTGAGAGAAAATTTTCCTAATAGACCATTTTGTAACTAA
- a CDS encoding PKD domain-containing protein, with translation MLIIILILNVGCYEETALVVNASFVTTLINEDASAPVQVYISNKTENADTFSWTFTGGTPENSTDKNPGTITYSKAGTYLIRLKASNVDGEEAFFEKEIKVLEGIDIQFSTEIIENNYPAARVKIKNSTAGDYLTYNWTFIGGIPESSNEKNPVDIVYETPGDHLIKVTVSNGLETFSKESIITVAPDILVDFDWEVDFKDDDYQAPVTITMLNNSVSVTSYQWEVSNGVPINSVDQTPTVTFNTPGTYTIKLIGDNGKKTATKTKEIIVYANTNVRLFTDVKLGINTAHSSNTIGAFFSTITRSVYTQDEVTLENGHLIDIPFFGFNKNFNVNKFVSPTQAQTTTFNAIPNAVYTKFINVQESCECNVSLSTEQFNSITEDTLLDNLVITDTPSGLEEFDNSLVPRVVLFETYTGRKGAIKIKEYVVDGTNSYIICDIKVQKE, from the coding sequence TTGTTAATAATAATACTTATATTAAATGTAGGTTGTTATGAAGAAACTGCGCTAGTAGTAAATGCGTCATTTGTAACAACTTTAATTAATGAAGATGCTTCTGCACCCGTTCAGGTTTATATTAGTAATAAAACTGAAAATGCAGATACTTTTAGTTGGACTTTTACTGGAGGAACACCAGAGAATTCTACAGACAAGAATCCGGGTACCATAACTTATTCTAAAGCAGGGACATATTTAATACGATTAAAAGCATCGAATGTTGATGGAGAAGAGGCCTTTTTTGAAAAAGAAATTAAAGTTTTAGAAGGGATCGATATTCAATTTTCTACTGAAATAATAGAAAATAATTATCCTGCAGCGCGTGTTAAAATAAAAAATTCTACAGCCGGAGACTATTTAACCTATAATTGGACTTTTATAGGTGGTATACCAGAAAGTTCTAACGAGAAAAATCCAGTAGATATTGTATATGAAACACCAGGAGATCATCTAATTAAAGTAACTGTATCTAATGGTTTAGAAACTTTCTCTAAAGAATCAATAATTACCGTAGCCCCAGATATTCTTGTAGATTTTGATTGGGAGGTAGATTTTAAAGATGATGATTATCAAGCACCTGTAACCATAACAATGCTTAATAACTCTGTAAGTGTTACAAGTTATCAATGGGAAGTTTCTAACGGTGTGCCAATAAATTCGGTAGATCAAACACCAACTGTAACATTTAATACTCCGGGTACTTATACTATAAAATTAATTGGAGATAACGGAAAAAAAACAGCAACCAAAACAAAAGAAATTATAGTTTATGCCAACACAAATGTTAGACTTTTTACAGACGTTAAATTAGGTATAAATACAGCACATAGTTCAAATACTATTGGCGCATTCTTTTCTACAATAACAAGAAGTGTGTATACGCAAGATGAAGTTACTTTAGAAAATGGACATTTAATTGATATTCCTTTCTTTGGTTTTAATAAAAATTTTAATGTCAATAAATTTGTTTCACCCACACAAGCTCAAACAACAACATTTAATGCTATACCAAATGCAGTTTATACAAAGTTTATAAATGTTCAAGAATCTTGTGAATGCAATGTTTCTTTATCAACAGAACAATTTAATAGTATTACAGAAGACACTCTATTAGATAATTTGGTAATTACAGATACACCAAGTGGTTTAGAAGAGTTTGATAATTCTTTAGTGCCAAGGGTGGTGCTTTTTGAAACTTATACTGGCCGTAAAGGAGCTATTAAAATAAAAGAATATGTAGTAGATGGAACAAATTCATATATAATTTGTGACATTAAAGTACAAAAAGAATAA